A genome region from Petrotoga sibirica DSM 13575 includes the following:
- a CDS encoding helix-turn-helix domain-containing protein, whose protein sequence is MVFENKELVPSEKEKAKLKLAKEVRELYNKGYSKRKISKLLNIHRSTVDKYLDNNFSPTNMNKGKRLPSMLDSYKRQIQVLKRNGKSNKEIFEIIRGEGYTGSYSNIGIYLAKRNLKIEESKEIRIKRKDLIKLLYKPIEEVETISKELYEKIIQRYQVIESIISLVNEFKQMLKSKNVEKIEEWIEKASNLKIRKIDKFVSGLKRDMQAVRNAIIYEYNH, encoded by the coding sequence ATGGTTTTTGAAAACAAAGAGCTGGTTCCTTCTGAAAAAGAAAAGGCAAAACTTAAGTTAGCCAAAGAAGTTAGGGAATTATACAACAAAGGCTACTCAAAAAGGAAAATATCAAAATTACTGAATATACATAGAAGTACTGTGGATAAATATTTAGATAATAATTTCTCTCCCACAAACATGAACAAAGGGAAAAGACTCCCAAGTATGCTGGACTCATATAAAAGGCAAATACAAGTATTGAAAAGAAACGGAAAATCAAACAAAGAGATATTTGAAATAATAAGGGGTGAAGGTTATACAGGTAGTTATTCAAACATTGGAATATATTTAGCAAAAAGAAATTTAAAAATTGAAGAGTCAAAAGAAATAAGGATAAAAAGAAAAGATTTAATCAAATTACTGTACAAACCCATTGAAGAAGTAGAAACTATTTCAAAAGAGTTGTATGAAAAGATCATTCAAAGATACCAGGTTATTGAAAGTATAATAAGCTTAGTAAATGAATTCAAACAAATGTTGAAATCAAAGAACGTTGAAAAAATTGAAGAATGGATAGAAAAAGCAAGTAACTTAAAAATCAGAAAGATAGATAAATTTGTGAGCGGGTTAAAAAGAGATATGCAAGCAGTTAGAAATGCGATTATATATGAATACAACCATTGA
- a CDS encoding transposase — protein sequence MIDWSVVPDFNNKIGRTGYSRRVLLKAIFVQKVEGFTVRELIHFLKSNPSFAKCIGFDPIINYVPSEATFSSFKKEFDPSYLDKVIVFTVIKGIKEGINVPIFTVVSPASAYDKNYAFVLLEKVVKCLDLSGFNFLADAAYDSSDLYDYVHLKTGSIAFILLHSSSKKGLVGECGKKLVKHSHYLESKRNIYRTKFVCDDPSNCPLGKPNCYSYRNYSKYDFRRFLNRDSSFFKEIYKKRTLIESIFSRLESNNGTTSLKYTNAVQLECNLSNLFLIASALLAHKMGRDDLLSSPKTLMYETAS from the coding sequence ATGATCGATTGGTCCGTTGTCCCAGATTTCAATAATAAGATAGGCAGAACAGGGTACTCCCGTCGGGTTTTACTTAAAGCTATCTTCGTTCAGAAAGTTGAGGGATTTACAGTAAGGGAGTTGATTCACTTCCTTAAGAGTAACCCTTCCTTCGCTAAATGCATCGGTTTCGATCCTATTATCAATTACGTTCCTTCTGAAGCTACTTTCTCTTCATTTAAGAAGGAGTTTGATCCTTCTTATTTGGATAAGGTTATCGTTTTTACCGTCATTAAAGGCATCAAAGAGGGGATCAACGTCCCTATCTTCACCGTGGTTTCCCCAGCTTCTGCCTATGACAAGAATTATGCTTTCGTCCTTTTGGAAAAGGTTGTTAAGTGCTTGGATCTTAGTGGGTTTAACTTCTTAGCTGATGCCGCATATGATTCAAGCGATCTTTACGATTACGTCCATTTGAAAACTGGTTCTATTGCTTTCATTCTCCTTCACAGTTCTTCTAAAAAAGGGTTAGTAGGTGAATGCGGTAAAAAACTTGTTAAACATTCCCATTACCTTGAGAGTAAAAGAAACATATATAGAACCAAATTCGTTTGTGATGATCCTTCTAATTGTCCTTTGGGTAAACCTAACTGTTATAGTTACAGAAACTATTCAAAGTATGATTTCCGTCGTTTCCTTAACAGAGATTCTTCTTTCTTCAAAGAGATTTACAAGAAACGTACTCTCATTGAATCTATCTTTTCTAGGTTAGAAAGCAACAACGGTACTACTTCTTTGAAATATACAAACGCTGTGCAACTCGAATGCAACCTTTCTAACCTTTTCCTTATCGCTTCTGCTCTTTTAGCTCACAAGATGGGTAGAGACGATTTACTGTCTTCTCCCAAAACACTTATGTATGAAACAGCTTCTTAG
- a CDS encoding transposase family protein, whose protein sequence is MEEIVKLLDENLEYVKHEVSGDRITIWEKSAKKEVICPYCGKPSKKVHSRYERSFQDLPIQGKKTTIVVIRRKMFCENKECKKKTLAEPLDFVEPKFKRTKRLELEKQKIRTLNRWFLKTKSWFLLKKKRQNLS, encoded by the coding sequence ATGGAAGAAATAGTTAAGTTGTTGGATGAGAACTTAGAATACGTTAAACATGAGGTATCAGGAGATAGAATAACGATTTGGGAGAAATCAGCAAAAAAAGAAGTAATCTGTCCGTATTGTGGGAAACCATCCAAAAAAGTACATTCAAGATATGAAAGAAGCTTTCAAGATTTACCGATACAAGGTAAAAAAACAACGATAGTTGTAATAAGAAGAAAGATGTTCTGTGAAAACAAAGAGTGTAAGAAAAAGACGCTTGCTGAACCTCTTGACTTTGTGGAACCAAAATTCAAAAGAACGAAAAGGTTGGAATTGGAGAAACAAAAGATCAGGACTTTGAACAGATGGTTTTTGAAAACAAAGAGCTGGTTCCTTCTGAAAAAGAAAAGGCAAAACTTAAGTTAG
- a CDS encoding radical SAM/SPASM domain-containing protein, which translates to MENSELELVVTNFHKLKKDLFLLTAKNNKTAVLYHRPSLKAYYLEQQYKQFFSCLLNNTDPSHVFSWLEKNTQMLSKIWNELEYFLRYESIGISENVERLTLLISQKCGQNCKYCYAGGGTYANPSSMNFDTVKRALEVFSKLFNYIEKIQFFGGEPLLNINCIEKIVPYVNHLYEVGSLEKRPILNIVTGLGVSKKLIEKLKMIIQQFPDFEFEIVVSFDGPEKIQNYLRPFKGRFPSYEIVKENMDYLQENGLLQLVEVTYTNYHVKNGIKPFDLRSFFYEKFKLENVIIVPVISNDPTLALTNRDFFIANEYQTVINRYQNGNKKEIDSVERLANQVLNAPPTCLYCGSGITEFVVDSEGDVFPCQLLASNKNFLVGNVYDTKEKLRQNLITSKQKYSKIFDKSEDNECQTCFLQFFCRGCPIAPYLLGNSMHIPHESCPLFKEVVKNSILIKAEKDFVESNS; encoded by the coding sequence TTGGAAAATAGTGAATTAGAGCTAGTGGTGACAAACTTTCATAAATTAAAAAAAGACCTTTTCCTTCTCACTGCAAAAAATAATAAAACAGCGGTTTTATATCATAGGCCTTCATTAAAAGCTTACTATTTAGAACAACAATATAAACAATTTTTTTCTTGTCTTCTTAATAATACAGATCCTTCCCATGTGTTTTCTTGGTTGGAGAAAAATACACAGATGTTATCGAAAATTTGGAATGAATTAGAATACTTTTTAAGATATGAGAGTATTGGTATTTCTGAAAATGTTGAAAGATTAACTTTACTTATTTCTCAGAAATGTGGGCAAAACTGCAAGTATTGTTATGCTGGTGGGGGTACGTATGCTAATCCATCTTCTATGAACTTTGATACGGTAAAAAGAGCATTGGAAGTTTTTTCTAAACTTTTCAATTATATTGAAAAAATTCAATTTTTTGGTGGAGAACCTTTATTAAATATAAATTGTATTGAAAAAATAGTCCCCTATGTCAATCATCTTTATGAGGTAGGAAGTTTAGAAAAAAGGCCTATACTGAATATTGTAACTGGTCTTGGAGTCTCAAAAAAGTTAATAGAAAAATTAAAAATGATAATACAACAATTCCCTGATTTTGAGTTTGAAATAGTAGTTAGCTTTGACGGCCCAGAAAAAATTCAAAATTATTTGAGACCTTTTAAAGGCAGATTCCCCTCTTATGAAATAGTTAAAGAAAACATGGATTACCTTCAGGAAAATGGATTATTACAATTAGTAGAAGTAACTTATACTAATTATCATGTTAAAAATGGAATAAAACCTTTTGATCTACGGTCTTTCTTTTATGAGAAATTCAAACTTGAAAACGTAATAATTGTTCCTGTTATATCAAATGATCCAACATTAGCTCTTACTAATAGAGATTTTTTTATAGCTAATGAATATCAAACTGTAATAAACCGCTATCAAAACGGGAACAAAAAAGAGATTGATTCAGTAGAACGTCTCGCGAACCAGGTATTAAATGCACCACCAACTTGCCTTTATTGTGGCAGTGGCATCACAGAATTTGTAGTTGATTCAGAAGGAGATGTTTTCCCTTGCCAATTATTGGCTAGTAACAAAAACTTTTTGGTTGGAAATGTATATGATACCAAAGAAAAATTGAGACAAAATCTGATTACTTCCAAACAAAAATATAGTAAAATATTTGATAAAAGTGAAGATAACGAATGTCAGACCTGCTTTTTACAATTTTTTTGTCGCGGTTGTCCTATTGCCCCTTATCTCTTGGGAAACAGTATGCATATACCTCATGAAAGCTGCCCTTTGTTTAAGGAAGTTGTTAAAAATTCTATTTTAATAAAAGCTGAAAAAGACTTTGTTGAATCAAATTCTTAA